A window of the Scleropages formosus chromosome 5, fSclFor1.1, whole genome shotgun sequence genome harbors these coding sequences:
- the p4htmb gene encoding transmembrane prolyl 4-hydroxylase isoform X1, whose product MMEAQQSVPEESAHPVPAPPRRERVFLQKSSVCSRSYFMVVMVFFHVYIINVIALLLYVHYNNGQGELGGARGGENSGRAPFDPPPHQGPEPRSRSERLMYLPRIEGIRVGHVQKVSLVPDRLHEMRTLSLKPLLFEIPGFLSEEECRLVVQLAQLKGLTESQVMVPEGQEELAEQLDLSPEEIFNLLDLNQDGQLQLQEILTQSRVRDGIWLTPENLREIYTGLKADPDGDGLLSLAEFKQLSSNAFQRFLQQRGVQSSQLVRNSRHTWLYQGEGAHHVLRELQKRVTRLTRLPPQLVELSEPLQVVRYEQGGHYHAHHDSGPVYPETACTHTRLAANSSTPFETSCRYITVLFYLNSVEGGGETTFPVADNRTYEEMSLIQNDVDLLDTRKNCDKGNLRVTPTKGTAVLWYNYLSDGKGWVGELDEYSLHGGCVVTRGTKWIANNWINVDPDYERQVRYQQLVSQAHSTASERSKPNADPHGDAHQDL is encoded by the exons ATGATGGAAGCGCAGCAGAGCGTGCCGGAGGAGAGCGCGCACCCGGTCCCCGCGCCGCCGCGCCGCGAGCGCGTGTTCCTGCAAAAGAGCAGCGTGTGCTCGCGCTCCTACTTCATGGTGGTCATGGTCTTCTTCCACGTCTACATCATCAACGTGATCGCGCTGCTGCTCTACGTGCACTACAACAACGGCCAGGGGGAGCTCGGGGGGGCGCGCGGCGGGGAGAACAGCGGCCGAGCGCCCTTCGACCCGCCCCCTCACCAGGGCCCGGAGCCGAGGTCGAGGTCCGAGCGGCTCATGTACCTGCCGCGCATCGAGGGCATCCGG GTGGGCCACGTCCAGAAGGTGTCGCTGGTGCCCGACCGGCTCCACGAGATGCGCACCCTGAGCCTGAAGCCCCTGCTCTTCG AGATCCCCGGCTTCCTGTCTGAGGAGGAGTGTCGCCTCGTGGTGCAACTGGCCCAGCTGAAGGGCCTCACCGAGAGCCAGGTGATGGTGCCTGAGGGCCAGGAGGAGCTCGCCGAGcagttggacctcagtcctgagGAGATCTTCAACCTGCTGGACCTCAACCAGGATGGGCAGTTGCAGCTCCAggag ATCCTGACCCAGTCACGCGTGCGGGACGGCATCTGGCTCACGCCAGAGAACCTGCGGGAGATCTACACTGGACTCAAAGCCGACCCGGACGGGGATG GTCTGTTGAGTCTCGCCGAGTTCAAGCAGCTGAGCTCCAACGCCTTCCAGCGCTTCCTGCAGCAGCGTGGAGTACAGAGCAGCCAGCTGGTGCGCAACAGCCGCCACACGTGGCTGTACCAGGGCGAGGGTGCACACCACGTGCTGCGTGAGCTCCAGAAGAG GGTGACTCGTCTGACCCGGCTGCCCCCCCAGCTGGTGGAGCTGAGCGAGCCGCTGCAGGTGGTTCGTTACGAGCAGGGGGGGCACTACCACGCCCACCACGACAGTGGACCCGTGTACCCCGAGACAGCCTGCACACACACCCGCCTGGCAGCCAACTCCTCCACCCCCTTTGAGACATCGTGCCG GTACATCACTGTGCTGTTCTACCTGAACTCCGTGGAGGGAGGGGGCGAGACCACTTTCCCCGTGGCTGACAACAGGACCTATGAGGAGATG TCCCTCATTCAGAATGATGTGGACCTGCTGGACACGAGGAAGAACTGCGACAAGGGCAACCTGCGCGTGACGCCCACCAAAGGGACAGCGGTGCTCTGGTACAACTACCTATCGGACGGCAAAG GCTGGGTGGGCGAGCTCGACGAGTACTCGCTGCACGGCGGCTGTGTGGTGACCCGCGGCACCAAATGGATCGCCAACAACTGGATCAACGTGGACCCGGACTACGAACGCCAGGTGCGCTACCAGCAGCTGGTGTCTCAGGCGCACAGCACCGCGAGTGAGCGCAGCAAGCCGAATGCCGACCCGCATGGCGACGCCCACCAGGACCTGTAG
- the p4htmb gene encoding transmembrane prolyl 4-hydroxylase isoform X2, whose protein sequence is MMEAQQSVPEESAHPVPAPPRRERVFLQKSSVCSRSYFMVVMVFFHVYIINVIALLLYVHYNNGQGELGGARGGENSGRAPFDPPPHQGPEPRSRSERLMYLPRIEGIRVGHVQKVSLVPDRLHEMRTLSLKPLLFEIPGFLSEEECRLVVQLAQLKGLTESQVMVPEGQEELAEQLDLSPEEIFNLLDLNQDGQLQLQEILTQSRVRDGIWLTPENLREIYTGLKADPDGDGLLSLAEFKQLSSNAFQRFLQQRGVQSSQLVRNSRHTWLYQGEGAHHVLRELQKRVTRLTRLPPQLVELSEPLQVVRYEQGGHYHAHHDSGPVYPETACTHTRLAANSSTPFETSCRYITVLFYLNSVEGGGETTFPVADNRTYEEMSLIQNDVDLLDTRKNCDKGNLRVTPTKGTAVLWLGGRARRVLAARRLCGDPRHQMDRQQLDQRGPGLRTPGALPAAGVSGAQHRE, encoded by the exons ATGATGGAAGCGCAGCAGAGCGTGCCGGAGGAGAGCGCGCACCCGGTCCCCGCGCCGCCGCGCCGCGAGCGCGTGTTCCTGCAAAAGAGCAGCGTGTGCTCGCGCTCCTACTTCATGGTGGTCATGGTCTTCTTCCACGTCTACATCATCAACGTGATCGCGCTGCTGCTCTACGTGCACTACAACAACGGCCAGGGGGAGCTCGGGGGGGCGCGCGGCGGGGAGAACAGCGGCCGAGCGCCCTTCGACCCGCCCCCTCACCAGGGCCCGGAGCCGAGGTCGAGGTCCGAGCGGCTCATGTACCTGCCGCGCATCGAGGGCATCCGG GTGGGCCACGTCCAGAAGGTGTCGCTGGTGCCCGACCGGCTCCACGAGATGCGCACCCTGAGCCTGAAGCCCCTGCTCTTCG AGATCCCCGGCTTCCTGTCTGAGGAGGAGTGTCGCCTCGTGGTGCAACTGGCCCAGCTGAAGGGCCTCACCGAGAGCCAGGTGATGGTGCCTGAGGGCCAGGAGGAGCTCGCCGAGcagttggacctcagtcctgagGAGATCTTCAACCTGCTGGACCTCAACCAGGATGGGCAGTTGCAGCTCCAggag ATCCTGACCCAGTCACGCGTGCGGGACGGCATCTGGCTCACGCCAGAGAACCTGCGGGAGATCTACACTGGACTCAAAGCCGACCCGGACGGGGATG GTCTGTTGAGTCTCGCCGAGTTCAAGCAGCTGAGCTCCAACGCCTTCCAGCGCTTCCTGCAGCAGCGTGGAGTACAGAGCAGCCAGCTGGTGCGCAACAGCCGCCACACGTGGCTGTACCAGGGCGAGGGTGCACACCACGTGCTGCGTGAGCTCCAGAAGAG GGTGACTCGTCTGACCCGGCTGCCCCCCCAGCTGGTGGAGCTGAGCGAGCCGCTGCAGGTGGTTCGTTACGAGCAGGGGGGGCACTACCACGCCCACCACGACAGTGGACCCGTGTACCCCGAGACAGCCTGCACACACACCCGCCTGGCAGCCAACTCCTCCACCCCCTTTGAGACATCGTGCCG GTACATCACTGTGCTGTTCTACCTGAACTCCGTGGAGGGAGGGGGCGAGACCACTTTCCCCGTGGCTGACAACAGGACCTATGAGGAGATG TCCCTCATTCAGAATGATGTGGACCTGCTGGACACGAGGAAGAACTGCGACAAGGGCAACCTGCGCGTGACGCCCACCAAAGGGACAGCGGTGCTCTG GCTGGGTGGGCGAGCTCGACGAGTACTCGCTGCACGGCGGCTGTGTGGTGACCCGCGGCACCAAATGGATCGCCAACAACTGGATCAACGTGGACCCGGACTACGAACGCCAGGTGCGCTACCAGCAGCTGGTGTCTCAGGCGCACAGCACCGCGAGTGA